The DNA sequence CCAtcaataattaattaatatagatgatacctggggaattcactgagaACCTTCATCAGAGATCATGACTTGCAACCTGTCCTGTATAATTTCGAGGTGCCCATTACTACAactgtgtgagccaattcctataataaatctcatgaCATTTATGTGATAGGTGTATCTCCTGTGGGCTCAGTTTCCATGGAGAGCCCTCGCTAATATACTGTGTCTGGCTGGACTGCCAAGACAAGCCCTCCACTGTTGTGAGACTCAGTTCTTAAAGGATTTAGATTCCTCTATGACttcctctgggttccattgcAGAAAGTGGAACTCGGAGATCAGGTTAAATTAAACTCAGCCTATTAGGGTTCTATTAATAGCTGGAGGATGCTTAGGCAGCTCAGAGATAAAACTGAGATAGGGCTGAAGTTTCCCTGTCTAAGGATTGAGCCCCCATCAGAGTTACCAAACACCAGGGCTTCCTACAGAATGTCAGGGCTATGTCCACAGGCAACACAGGCAGAGGAGAGGAAATCGAGAGTGAGATGGTGAAGGAGGAAATCCTCAACTTAGGGCCCCTTATGTGCCcattttagtttcttaaggtaGATTCAGGAAGCCGGGTGACTGGAGGAATGTCCCATGGGAAACAGGCATTAGGGTTGGGGTCACTTTTCCTGTTACTTGTAGCACCATGCCTGAGCCACATTCATATTTGACTGAACAGAAACAATGAAGAACTGACTGGTCAAATATTCAGATACATTGGCTCTGAACAGGCATAGAAAACCCACATCATTCAGAGGCTGAGGCCAGTTCCCAGCTGACTGCCATAAATTGATCCATTTTCAGATCCCATCGTCACATTTTCCAACTGTTGTTGGAGGTGAGGATGTCAACATTGCATCCTATGGGTGGTGAAAATATTCTGTTCCAGCTGTGGAGGTCAGCCCAGACTCCCAGAGCTCGTTTATTAAGCTGGAAGCTACAGCATCGCTAGGGTTGAATGTCATCTCACTTTCAAAAGGTCAGAGATAAATGGAAGTAAGACCTGCCTGTCTTTTCCTGATATTGTGGTCTTTCAATTAAacccatttctctgttccccaaaGGCTGTGGCCTTTGGGTTGGACAACCCAGCAGTCCAGAGGGAGGGCCCCCTTAGGGGGCTCCTGCTCTCTTTGCCTCACCCCCACCCATCCAGTGGCAAGTCCCCCTGGCACTGTCTCTGATACTTTCAGGAAATCCGCTTCTCTTTGTCCACTTGTGTCCCTGCCCTCAACCtcctaacaaaacaaaacagacaaacacacatacaaaaaaattcctccaaaacaaaacaaaaacacctttttatttgctttttgcaGATTTCCTTTACAATGAGACCAAATGCCCAGTCCTTTCCTGGACCTGTCATCCCATGCACTCTGCCCACCCCAGGCTGCCTCAGCACTGCCCTCAAGCACACAGTCCTGTGTAGGGGATGATGGGAAGGGGAGCTCCTTTCTGCCCTTTGACCATCAGGGACACTGCTCTCTCTGCTATAGACTTTCCTGGACCAACTCCACATTAGATCAGCTCAAACCTCAGAAGGACTTGGCTGCTTACCTTAGTCCCATATACTGTCCCACTTGTTGGGGATGTATGTTGCTCAGGTTTGCCAGGTCATTACCTGAGCATGATCTCAACTGTTGGCCCCTCCCCAGACTCTCCAGGGCCAGGACACTGACCAGACCATCCACTGTCTGAACAGATGAATGGCTGGCTGACTCTGCACATTCTCCTCTGTCCTCTCATTCTCTGGGTTGGATTTTATTGTTGTGCTTAACTATTGGTTCTCCTAGAGGTATAAATAGATTTCTAATCACACACTTTGTGGCTGAATTTAATTTAACCTGATCTCCGAGTTCCACTTTCTgcaatggaacccagaggaaGTCATAGAGGAATCTAAAGTCTGAGTTGTTTGTAAAGCAGATGACAGCACAGAAGAAAGCCCTGGGTTCTATGGGCCAAGGGTCAGCTGGCCACACCCAGATCAGAGGTCCAGGTAGAAGATGAAAGCAGCTTGAGTCAGACATACATGCAGaagaggtggggggagagagacagaggacGATTTCAGCTAGCATGTGGAATGGCTGGGAGCTGTCTCAATCCTGTACAAAAGACTACTTCATCTTGACTTTTTCCATGAATCATCATGAGTAAAGGTTTCTTTCCTGATTAATTAACAAAGTAATTGGCTTGACTACATACCTACTTTTTTTGCAAAGATCAAATATACTTCCAATGTGCAATTAAAGATGCTGAAATTCACTTTCTCTTCCTATAATTAAGATTGTCTATAAGATTTATGTTATAGttttgaaaatacatatatagcaGAAAAACTCCTGCTCCCTGAAAAGGTTGTCAGGAAGGCAGAGATGAGCAATTGTACACCCACAGTAAcctgttttctttccttgggGGAAACATATACAAGAGTCAACATACTTCTTTATTAAACTGATGTAATTTGCCTATATTCTTATATTATGTGTACTCAATTTTACTATCCTAAACGAATGTAGCAGAACAATCTGTATGCATCCTAGGATGAAATAAACAGACACAAAAACCAGCTTTTAGCATTTCTCATGACACAGTTTATGTAACATTGCAGTTGTATTCAATGCATAATGAACAACATATTGTATGTCATAAAAGATCTAAAGATGAAATTTTAGAAACAGGAAGGTCCcaaatctctttctcttcttttattttggattttttagTGACAAAGTTCAAACAAAAATAGCTTACATTCCCATTACCCcaattttctttctccaaagcCCGTTTGAGATCTCTATCCTTTTCTCTACATTCCCAATGTAAACCAAGGATGGAAATAACCTTCAAAGAATTGTTCTGACAAAATATATACTAAGAGGAAGAAATTCCCACTGAAAGTTGCCCACTAGACTGAGGCATATTATAAACCAGCTAGGGAAAATACAAGCCATATAAAGATGAAAGATTCTTGACAGgattaatttcagattttttttgtagATACTCATATTTTATTACTAGTCAGGATATGACTTCTCTTGCAATTGGAATTAAAGTCTTAATTGAATATGATTTATAGATCGaattaaaaattacagaagaTCTCCTAGTAGGTATGGGTCAAATGAGGAATAAattcaaatttcttttatttttaactcttagCTGCTTGATACAtgatttatgtgtattttttcctGTCTCCCCATTCTGATTTCCAGAGGAGGCAGAAGTTGcttcacattaaaaaagaagtccCCAAGAGAATTTCAAGGTAATTACATTGGTTCTTgttctttataaattatataatagaaaaatttCACCCAAGGGACTATTTCTTGTGGTGAATTTGTATGTGAGGCTGAGGGAAAGCTCATCCACAGATCCCGTCTCCTCTAAATCATGGATGTCATCTCAAGTACATATTTGAAGAATCTAATCTTAGAGAAATCTGTGTTTAGTAAGTCATCTCATGTTCTTCTTGATTCTGTTCCTTCAgataactaaaaatatatgtttCTAAGCACATGTATCATGCATAGATATTAAACAAGTAGTAGAGAATTGTTCCTTTAGCTTCTGCCCTTAATAGAAGATAACTTACAGGATTTTCTCTCTTATCCCAGAACTCAAATCTCTGTAAACTGTTTAACAATGGTTTGCACACCAACATAACACATTGCCTCAGAGCTGCTTTGAGGTTGACTTTGGGAAATCATTTTCTTTAAGGATACTTATTAGTAGTAGCTTCTGGCTATCTTTGATTAAATGGTCCCTTCCTTTTAAAACGATAAAGGTAAAAATACAAAACTAAGATAACATTTAGAATAAAGCTATTACTTAAAAAAGTTATATATTCAGGGAGAAGTGAAATAAAACTGTGATACTAAGGAGAAAGGATTAACACTCATAAACTGAGAAACAGGAAAGAGCTGTGAAACTCCCTGTGTATCTCACAAGCTGTTCATGTATCTCAGGAAATTTATTAACACATTTGCATCCCTGAACCCCTTATAAAAATACCAACATTGAGAAGCCCATTGAGTTGTAGAATTATTATTTAAAGGGAAAATCTTTATGCAAGTATATTGCATCTAAAAGAGGATGAAAAATTGGGTGCTATATTTTAATGCCCCTAAGACAGAAAGAGTttcctttcttaatttttcaatttcACTAGTCCCAGAGTTACCATTGCCCATATTTGCAGGAATTCCCCCTCAGTTATAGGTAAGAATTCCAAAGGTGACTTAATAAGAACATGCAATTGCCTCTTGTAGGTGCTCTTAAATTATTGAATATCCATCCTGGACAGGAAGAGAACTCTATGTTAAGCTCCTAGAAAGCAAGTAGCCTATGAAAGGTTTCCTTTGTATCTGTGCATCCTACAGAGTCATTTAgtatgttttatgtttatttagaGAAAGCATAagtagtatatattttaaagaaaatggacTGTATATATTTGGGTACAAAAGGTGGATCATCAGCTATTTAGTGTCCGTTCCCAGTAAGTTTTGTGAACATATTGCTTTAAGATTCACTTAAATGAATGGTTAGATAAGAAAGAAATAGTATTTATGAGCCTGAACTGAATTTCAGAAAAGTTTCAGGGCgttctgtttattttctcattcatctTCACATGAAGCCTGTTAGATTcagtttacctttttttttacaaatgagcaAATGGAACCAAAAATAGTTTGGCTTCTTGTCACAACATGAATCAGAACTAGAGTGAGATTTCAGACAAAATTAACTAAAAAGCccgtattatttttattaatttcttaagtATCAGATTAATATTAATTGAAGAATATAATTAGTCactgatattttgaaatattaacagTTTTATGACTGATTAAAAAGCAGTATTATTTCTTATTAGTAAAATGCTCTCAAGGAATATAATGTATTCACATTTTAGAAAATCCATTTCTCACATATGTTTGAAATTTGGTTTTTACTATTAGTTATCTTCTATGTCACTTAATGCAACACATAAAGAATGAGTTATTGAAAAGTTCTCTTTCTAAGCTTTCTgatgataaaaatttaaactgTAAGGTGAAGGTCAAATTGCTCATGTTTCTCAGGGAACATAACCCTGTTGTGTGTAGTCATGTATAACACTAGGAATtgcctttaaaatttaaataaatctcaTTTACTATGGAGGAATTGCTTATTTTCGAGTTGAGACTATTATCTCATGTTCCTTTTTCCACACTATATGCTACTTTTACCTAATTTCTTTAGGAAAATCTTTATGTACACTTCTGAGTTTCACTATGATTAAAGGGAAAAGTGGTACTCTTAGTGAGGTAACAGTTTCACTGTTTGTCTCTTCTCCTTGGTACCACCATTGAGATTTCTAAGGATAAAGGAAGTTGCATGCAGAAATAAAACAGGTCAGTGCAGGGAAAAATTAAACAGTGAAGGGAAACAAGCAATAATCTTGCAATTCACCAGTTTCAGTAGAATTCTCAATTTGCCTAGTGATAATATTATTACTTGTAGAGGTGAATGATCAGTGACTACAGAAATTTTACTTCTAAAATTCACTCAGCACTAACAGTCAGAGATATACATTGCTTACATATGTCTGTCATTTTTGTaacttatttgcttattttcataattttgttaGGAGATTGGAGCATTTCAAGACATGGGAGTTTTCTTGGTGTCTTATGACATACTTGAAGATAAATTACTTCTACTGGAAGGTTTGGATTTCAAATACTTCTCTGTTCAGAGCCCAAAATCTCAAAATCTGAGTCTGGGCTTCCATCCAGTTTCTGGTGTTTGTCTCACAAGTGTCTTGGGTGATTTATTGATGcaatttataattaaatgaattccatttaattGTTGAATTAAGCTAATGATAATTTATGTGACTGTCTTTTCATCAGAATCATTATGTCAAGGCATTTATTACATGCTCCTTCTATAGCATCTCTCCCATAATTTGTTCCAACATATATTTTAAGGTGACAATCTAAAGATTTAATTTTGTGATGTCCTGTTTAAGAGGGTCTCCTGAGGCTTACAAGAAATGTTATATAGTATCTAGAGAAACTGTGAAATTGAACACATCATTTGTTCTGAACTTCAATATTAATTCACACTCATCATCCTAGGACATAAGATAAGTTTTAATTATGTATTGTAATGGGTGTTCATGATGTCCCACCCAGATTCTTCTGCTTGGACAAGTAGACTGAAGCTTGTTTTGAAGTGATGACACAACACAATATTGTGTCCTTTTTCCTGTGTCTTTTCTGCTCTACTGACTTTTCTCCTGAGAACACTGCCTTGATATATCTTTTGTATGGTATTCATATCTCTGGCTCTGCTTTTTGGGATCACGTTCTTAGGCATTTAAACATCGTTTTAGACATAAACTGTATGTTTGGCTAGTATTTGTTTTCATAATTGCACTTCACACTTTCAAATAtggatattaaaattattatgtaaaaaataaaaagaaatttagtaaATATCCTTTCCTAACCCACTTAACAGGCAATCTACCTTTGTTTCTAGCTTATATTAGAGGAAATTGAATAAAATAGATAGAGGAAATCAATCTGTTGTGTCAGAATTTGTGCTTCTGGGACTTTGCCACCCATGGAATATGCAAGTTTTACTCTTAATGATGTTTTTGATGCTTTACCTAACCATTGTAATTGGAAACATTATTATCATGATCTTAATCATCACTGACCTTCATCTTCatacccccatgtacttcttgtTGGCCAACCTCTCTTTtgttgacttcttcctttcctcaatTACCACACCTAAGATAATCACAGACTTTCTCAGGGACAGCAAGACCATTTCCTTTAGAAACTGCATGTGCCAGATCCTCTTTGTCCATTTAGCTGGAGGGTGTGAGATGGTGCTAGTGGTGATGATGGCCTATGGCCGCTACATAGTCATCTGCAAGCCTCTGCACTATTCCACCATTATGAGCTTGCAAAAGTGTATTGGCTTGGTGGTGGCTTCTTGGACAATTGGCTTCATGCATGCCATGAGCTGGCCATGATTGTGCAGCTAACTTTCTGTGGCCCTCTGGAAATAGACAGCTTCTTCTGTGATATACCACTGGTGATCAAGCTTGCATGTATGGATTCATACACTTTGGGCTTATTAATGAATGCCAACAGTGGGGTCCCAGCCATGACCGGCTTTATTCTGTTGTTTATATCCTATACATATATTCTCTTAAATGTTCACCAAAGCTCAAAAGCTGGTGCCTCAAAGGCACTCTCCACCTACACTGCCCATATCACAGTGATGGTACTCTTCTTTGAATCCTGCATCTTCATTTATGTGTGGCCACTCAGCATTACTTGGCTGGACAAATTTCTTCCTGTGTTTTACTCTGTTTTCACACCCCTTTTAAATCCATCCATTTATGCACtgagaaataaagagataaaaaatgctATGAAGAGATTTAGAAACCACTACAtagatttcaagagaaatcattaaTACTCAGAGACCTAATTGTGTGCAGTTTAAATTGATATAAAAATGACCATGTAATATAGGTTGAAATTTCTGGGTGTTTACATTTACATGTATCTGCATATCATGCCTGTCTCCAGACACAGGAATATCTTTAATATAATTCAGGGCATTACAAAATATGTTGCTTGATCAGTG is a window from the Tamandua tetradactyla isolate mTamTet1 chromosome 14, mTamTet1.pri, whole genome shotgun sequence genome containing:
- the LOC143655312 gene encoding LOW QUALITY PROTEIN: olfactory receptor 4K14-like (The sequence of the model RefSeq protein was modified relative to this genomic sequence to represent the inferred CDS: inserted 1 base in 1 codon), whose product is MIKGKSGTLSEEIGAFQDMGVFLVSYDILEDKLLLLEDRGNQSVVSEFVLLGLCHPWNMQVLLLMMFLMLYLTIVIGNIIIMILIITDLHLHTPMYFLLANLSFVDFFLSSITTPKIITDFLRDSKTISFRNCMCQILFVHLAGGCEMVLVVMMAYGRYIVICKPLHYSTIMSLQKCIGLVVASWTIGFMHAXELAMIVQLTFCGPLEIDSFFCDIPLVIKLACMDSYTLGLLMNANSGVPAMTGFILLFISYTYILLNVHQSSKAGASKALSTYTAHITVMVLFFESCIFIYVWPLSITWLDKFLPVFYSVFTPLLNPSIYALRNKEIKNAMKRFRNHYIDFKRNH